CCAAATCGATCGTACAACTTCTGTAAATTTCATGTTCATATACCATTTCTTTTTCCCATTAACAATCGAAGCCGCGTACACGCATTTGCCTCTCTTTGCTTCTCGAAATTTAATCAATTTCCATATATTAACAGTAtgtataaattatttaaatctgTGACTTGTACTTCTCCACTCAAGATCATCATCATCGTCATACCACTCGCATTCTCGATAAATTCCATCACCCTAAAAAATTTAATGGATATGTTTTCCCTCTACTTCGTAATCTTCCATCTTGCCTCGCTCGCCACTGCGTGTGATCGCTGCGTCCACCAAGCCAAAGTCGCCTTCTTTTCCGATGATCAAGCCCTTAAGTGTAAGCAATCCAAGAACCCTCTATAATAAATCGAGCCCAGATGAGATTTGAAACaataaatatgtaaattttaaCGAATGTAATATGCAGCTGGGGCTTGTGGGTATGGTTCCGTGGCAGTAGGATTGAACGATGGCCGTCTGACGGCGGCGGCCCCCGCGGTGTACAACCGAGGAGTTGGTTGCGGTGCATGCTTTCAGGTCATGATTAAATATTTACACGTCTTCTAAATAATACTGTGATAGAATGATTTCGGCCATCTGCTATAAATATGGAGTTGTCGATTAAAATTGCAGATGAGATGCACAAATGGAAGCATATGTAGTGAAGACGGGACAGTTGTATTATTGAGTGACAAAAATGTCGATAATGGGACAGATTTCGTGGTGAGCACCAAAGCTTTCTCGTCTATGGCAAAAAAGGGCAAAGAGCGGGACATTTTTAAACTCGGAGTCCTCCCTGTACTATACAAGAGGTATTACATAATTAGCAAAATGTCTTCCATGTTCTGTCGTGTCAGTAATATCCGATATCATATCAACGTTCGTTTTACAAATGGATATAATCGATCTGAATGATTGTCATGTCTATAGGGTACCATGCGACTACGCAAAGAACAAGAATTTAAGTGTTCGGATTCAAGAAATAAGCCAGAAGCCGAATTACCTAGCCATTTCTTTCTTGTACCAAGGTGGTCAAACAGAAATCGTGGCAGTAGACGTGGCTCAGGTATATACATCTATCCATCCATCCATAAaactttatattcaaaatcttatAATTTGGTAAAGATTGTAACAGCTGATTTGATATTGGTTAGGTTGGGTCACCAAATTGGAATTTCATGAGTAGGAACTACGGGGCTGTTTGGGACACGAGCCGAGTCCCTGCCGGGCCTCTGCAGTTGAGGTTTGTAGTGACTTCTGGGTTCGACGGGAAATGGTATTGGGCCAAGAATGTGCTGCCTGCTGACTGGAAAATTGGTGGGATTTATGATTCG
This region of Primulina eburnea isolate SZY01 chromosome 14, ASM2296580v1, whole genome shotgun sequence genomic DNA includes:
- the LOC140812256 gene encoding expansin-like A1 — translated: MYKLFKSVTCTSPLKIIIIVIPLAFSINSITLKNLMDMFSLYFVIFHLASLATACDRCVHQAKVAFFSDDQALKSGACGYGSVAVGLNDGRLTAAAPAVYNRGVGCGACFQMRCTNGSICSEDGTVVLLSDKNVDNGTDFVVSTKAFSSMAKKGKERDIFKLGVLPVLYKRVPCDYAKNKNLSVRIQEISQKPNYLAISFLYQGGQTEIVAVDVAQVGSPNWNFMSRNYGAVWDTSRVPAGPLQLRFVVTSGFDGKWYWAKNVLPADWKIGGIYDSGLQINDIAKQDCSPCDYDTWK